The Corvus hawaiiensis isolate bCorHaw1 chromosome 33, bCorHaw1.pri.cur, whole genome shotgun sequence genomic sequence CCCAATGGTGGATGCGGTTCCGTGGCACCcgtttgatggccacctgcaaggCAAGGGGAGCAGCGGGCTGAGCTCGCCGCCCGCCGTGCCGAGCCCcatgctccttctcctcctcctttgccccccgcctcctgcgcccgccgccggccccgccactcACCGGGGCGCCGTCCGAGAGCCGCGTCGCCGCCAAGACGCTGCCGAAGCCGCCGCGCCCCAGCAGCGAACCCAGCCGGTAccgctccttcaggccctgctgcgCCTTCCCTGCCGGCGAGACGCGGCCGTCAGCGCTCGGCCCGGGGCCAGGAACGGCCCCCGAGCGCCGCTcaaccgccccgggccggccaTCCCCACATGTTGGCTCTTTTGAAGCGGACACCGGCGGctcggggccggcggccgcgcTCAAGAGCGGCGGACTTCGGAGCGGGGAAGACGCtgcggaggcggcgggagcggccgcgccgcctGTGTCCCCGGCGGGCCCCGGGAGGAGCcgaggccggggccggggccggggtcggggtcgggccAGCCGGAGCCAGGGGCTGGCGATGGTGCCCAGGAGCCAGGCGCTGATGCCCGCCCAGCAGCGCCACAGCCAGGACGGCGAGAGCCGGGCGGAGGCGGGACCGCGGCGGgacgcccgggggcggggagggggcagccccgcccggggccgggggcgggccgggggcatgGCCCGGCCGGgcgtggggagagggaggccgcGGGAGGCGGGGTTGGGGAACGAAAGGGAGAGCGGGAGAGGGTGCGAgacactgggagagggagaggaggagcaggagaagggacgcAGAGGGTTCGTGGACTcgctgctcttgtgctgctcttgtgctgctgccgctgctgccgctgctgccgctgctgccgctgccgctgaagcgctgggagcgtttgtccgcgtgtccgtgtgtccggtGCCCGTTTGTCCGTTCCCCCCCGCGCGCCCcacggccgagccccgcgcgccccggggcagcacgggccgctccgctccggggCCGAGGCGGAGTCCcggagcatctcttcctcccgcaGCCACAGCAAACCCGCTCGGCCATTGGGAGCATTTTTGCACACGTTTCCCTTTGAAGGGCTCCTCTCTACCCGCATTTCCAAGGAGTCTCCCTGGGGttttggcacctgcagcgacaGGGCAGCGATTGGGCTTCAAACTTCAAGAAacacatggaggggctggagcatgtccagagatgggaatggagctggggaagggtctggaggacttctgaggggcagctgagggatctgaggaggctgagcctggaggaaaggaggctcaggggggacctggCTCTCtccaagtccctgacaggagggggcagccaggagggctggggctctgctcccaagggaaaggacgagaggaaatggcctcgggGGAGCCTTTGGGGTGGATGGTGGGGAAATGCTCATCCTCCATGTCTCGacagagggggagggggggaggggtggggcacgacctggggacacgggggtggtgacgctgggctggggacacgggaaaGGGCACGGGAAAGGGCACGGGAAGCCAAAGCCCCGCTGAGCGCTGGCGCTGGGCTGGCACGGGGTGAGCCGgcagcagggccccacagccctgagggacTCGCCCTGACGCCCGGGGAGTATTGGTCCTGGTCTCTAAAAAACGAGACTCaataaaataccattaaaagatgcctccttctccttctcctcctcccccatcccttctcctgctccccccgggCCCAGCGCCCACCCTCGGCCCCCCGTTTTCCCAGCGCGGTCGCATccggcgggaggagccgggatggAGCCCGGAcaggccgggctggggcagggctgggctgtgggcccgGCCTGGGAGCCCCCCACGCGCCCCCTCCTCAAATTCCCCtggcggggggcgctgggggcgaggggggggCGCAGGTGGGGTCCGGgtggggagcgccgggcgctgcgggtctgcctggcaactggtgAGTCACCAGCGCCGCGCGCTCTGATTGCCTGAAGGTTGTTCAGCGCCTTCTCTGATTATCTGATACTCGCGGGGAATTTTGGTTGGTcggtgggggctgtggggcggcTTAGGGGGGGGCCTCTGCGCCTTTGGGGTTCGCTGGGTGCCGATTTGGGGTTGAGGTGCCTCCCAAGGACCCCCCCGGGGGGGGCGACACAAGGGTGACAcacgggggtccccattcccgatccatcCTGGGGCCGGTTCCGCCCCCTCCACTCTCGGTCCCCGCGCGGGATCCCCCaaagtcccttcccactgtTCCCCAATCAACGGGACCGGGGCGAACTGGGAAGCcttcctgggaacactgggagcagccgggcaggggcagagtgacagcggggctgggggggacacacgaccccCCAAAATTAGCGCGGGGACggagcggggggtcccggccgggcccgaggccacggggaggggctgcggccgccggcggctcaggagctctgtgggcagagcaaagggggtgacaccgggctgggggGCCCCGGGGGAGCACAGAGCTCGGGGGGAGGGGGTCACGACCCCCGGGCCCCTCCCGTCACCTGCTTGCGCCGGTAGAAGCCgagccccagcgccaggaagATGAAGCCCAACATGAATCCTCCGATCCCCGTCAGCATcttggggggcgggggggcagcTTTGGGAGGTGGGGGGCAGAATGATGTGGGAAACGGCGGTGGCTGCCGGGAAGGGACCGGAATGGACTGGCACAGAATGGGACAGCAGGATACACTGGGACCACAACCGGGACTGGGCAGGACCAGATTTGGAGCACCAGGGATTATACTGAGATATATTGGGACCACACTGAGAGCTACTGGGAACATGCTGAGGGCCAATGGGTGCTGCTAGGTTATACTGGGAGTGATTTGCATCAtactgggaatgactgggattgtactgggagtgactggaacCACAGTGGTGGTGAAAGGGCGCAATTGGAAAAATgcagggagcaactgggatcatcctgggagcagctggcccatactgggatcatactgggatcATACTTGGAGTGACAGGATCATGTTGGAGTGACTGGCATAGTTCTGGGAGtatctgggagtgactgggatcatactgagGCTGACAGGAATCAAACCAGACTCCTACTGGGAAGTTACCTGGAAtcatactgggggtgactggaCTCATACTGGGATCATGCTTAGAGCAACTGGGACCATGATGGGACAAAAGGCATCATAGAGGGACTGACTGGGAGTGGCTGGGTTCATACTGGAAGTGACTGGGGCCCTACCTTACtctactgggagggactgagagTGAAAGGAACCATACAGGGCATGACTGGGAACAACTGGGACCATGTTGGGGGCAAGTGGGATCTTATTGGGAATGACTGGGAACATAAAAGCTTGAGTGGAGTTTTTATCCCGTGGCATTCCCAGGGAGCAGCGGCAGCTCCACGCCCCCAGGCcggggggtgggagcaggggaaccGCTGGCAGCACCTTCGGGGCACAgccgagggctggggggctcctcccccac encodes the following:
- the LOC125318959 gene encoding serine/threonine-protein kinase pim-1-like; protein product: MLTGIGGFMLGFIFLALGLGFYRRKQRPPPGEFEEGARGGLPGRAHSPALPQPGLSGLHPGSSRRMRPRWENGGPRVPKPQGDSLEMRVERSPSKGNVCKNAPNGRAGLLWLREEEMLRDSASAPERSGPAWLLGTIASPWLRLARPRPRPRPRPRLLPGPAGDTGGAAAPAASAASSPLRSPPLLSAAAGPEPPVSASKEPTCGDGRPGAVERRSGAVPGPGPSADGRVSPAGKAQQGLKERYRLGSLLGRGGFGSVLAATRLSDGAPVAIKRVPRNRIHHWGQLPDGTRAPLEIVLLDKVSAGFPGIVQLHEWLELPSNVVMVLERPERSQDLLHFIWARGFLCEEVAWHLFRQVLEAVRHCTSCGVLHRDIKPENILVDLATGQAKLIDFGCGTYLQAAAYTSFAGTPSYSPPEWTHLGWYHGEAATVWSLGIVLHQMVCGEHPFRRGWNSTWGRLSLPRRLSPECQDVIRRCLSVLSSERPSLEDLSCDPWMQDIRVP